In the Theobroma cacao cultivar B97-61/B2 chromosome 1, Criollo_cocoa_genome_V2, whole genome shotgun sequence genome, one interval contains:
- the LOC18614206 gene encoding shaggy-related protein kinase theta isoform X1 gives MNVMRRLKSIASGRSSISSDPGGDSGTKRAKVDQQAECKVHEESNLVERSTTGLEQHMASTSLETVASTSNVTSVARMEKSGVDQLPNEMHEMRIRDEKTANHDEKDVEATVINGNGTETGQIISTVVGGRNGQPKQTISYMAERVVGTGSFGVVFQAKCLERGESVAIKKVLQDKRYKNRELQIMRILNHPNVVQLKHCFFSTTDKDELYLNLVLEYVPETVYRVSKHYSRMNQHMPIIYVQLYTYQICRALNYLHHVVGVCHRDIKPQNLLVNPHSHQLKICDFGSAKMLVPGEPNISYICSRYYRAPELIFGATEYTTAIDMWSVGCVMAELLLGQPLFPGESGVDQLVEIIKILGTPTREEIKCMNPNYTEFKFPQIKAHPWHKIFHKRMPPEAVDLVSRLLQYSPNLRCTALEACAHPFFDDLRDPSACLPNGRALPPLFNFTAQELGVASAELRQRLIPEHART, from the exons ATGAATGTGATGCGTCGTCTCAAGAGCATTGCTTCCGGTCGCTCTTCTATTTCTTCTGATCCC GGTGGGGATAGTGGCACTAAGAGGGCAAAGGTTGATCAACAAGCAGAATGTAAGGTACATGAGGAATCAAATTTAGTTGAGAGGAGTACCACTGGTCTAGAGCAGCATATGGCTTCTACGTCACTGGAAACTGTAGCAAGCACATCCAATGTAACTTCTGTTGCTAGAATGGAGAAATCAGGTGTTGATCAGCTTCCTAATGAAATGCATGAAATGAGAATTAGAGATGAGAAAACTGCCAACCATGATGAGaag GATGTGGAGGCTACTGTTATTAATGGAAATGGAACAGAGACAGGTCAGATAATTTCAACTGTTGTTGGTGGTCGAAATGGGCAACCAAAACAG ACAATCTCATATATGGCAGAACGTGTGGTTGGCACAGGTTCATTTGGTGTTGTTTTTCAG GCTAAGTGCTTGGAGAGAGGTGAATCTGTTGCTATAAAGAAGGTTCTGCAGGATAAAAGATACAAGAATAGGGAACTCCAGATTATGCGTATACTTAACCATCCTAATGTGGTCCAACTGAAGCACTGTTTCTTTTCAACCACCGACAAAGATGAGCTCTATCTTAACCTTGTTTTGGAGTATGTACCAGAAACTGTTTACCGAGTTTCAAAACACTACAGCAGAATGAATCAGCATATGCCCATTATTTATGTGCAGCTGTATACATACCAG ATTTGTCGtgctctaaattatttacatcaTGTGGTTGGTGTATGTCATCGTGATATTAAGCCGCAAAATTTACTG GTCAATCCCCACTCTCACCAGCTGAAGATATGTGATTTTGGTAGTGCAAAGATGTTG GTACCAGGTGAGCccaacatatcatatatatgtTCACGATATTATAGGGCTCCAGAACTTATATTTGGGGCAACAGAGTATACAACTGCTATTGATATGTGGTCTGTTGGTTGTGTCATGGCTGAGCTTCTACTTGGACAG CCACTGTTTCCTGGGGAAAGTGGTGTCGATCAGCTAGTGGAAATTATTAAG ATACTGGGAACACCAACCAGAGAGGAAATTAAATGCATGAATCCAAATTACACTGAATTCAAATTCCCTCAGATCAAAGCTCATCCATGGCATAAG ATATTTCACAAGCGAATGCCTCCTGAAGCGGTGGATCTTGTGTCAAGGCTGCTTCAGTATTCACCAAACCTACGTTGCACTGCT TTGGAGGCATGTGCACACCCCTTCTTTGATGATTTGAGAGACCCAAGTGCGTGCTTGCCTAATGGCCGAGCCTTACCTCCGCTATTCAATTTCACGGCACAAG AACTGGGTGTTGCATCTGCCGAACTACGCCAACGTCTTATCCCAGAACATGCAAGGacataa
- the LOC18614206 gene encoding shaggy-related protein kinase epsilon isoform X2, producing the protein MMTTIYMPCSLSYDAKYQGGDSGTKRAKVDQQAECKVHEESNLVERSTTGLEQHMASTSLETVASTSNVTSVARMEKSGVDQLPNEMHEMRIRDEKTANHDEKDVEATVINGNGTETGQIISTVVGGRNGQPKQTISYMAERVVGTGSFGVVFQAKCLERGESVAIKKVLQDKRYKNRELQIMRILNHPNVVQLKHCFFSTTDKDELYLNLVLEYVPETVYRVSKHYSRMNQHMPIIYVQLYTYQICRALNYLHHVVGVCHRDIKPQNLLVNPHSHQLKICDFGSAKMLVPGEPNISYICSRYYRAPELIFGATEYTTAIDMWSVGCVMAELLLGQPLFPGESGVDQLVEIIKILGTPTREEIKCMNPNYTEFKFPQIKAHPWHKIFHKRMPPEAVDLVSRLLQYSPNLRCTALEACAHPFFDDLRDPSACLPNGRALPPLFNFTAQELGVASAELRQRLIPEHART; encoded by the exons atgatgacTACAATTTACATGCCGTGTAGTTTGAGCTATGATGCAAAGTATCAG GGTGGGGATAGTGGCACTAAGAGGGCAAAGGTTGATCAACAAGCAGAATGTAAGGTACATGAGGAATCAAATTTAGTTGAGAGGAGTACCACTGGTCTAGAGCAGCATATGGCTTCTACGTCACTGGAAACTGTAGCAAGCACATCCAATGTAACTTCTGTTGCTAGAATGGAGAAATCAGGTGTTGATCAGCTTCCTAATGAAATGCATGAAATGAGAATTAGAGATGAGAAAACTGCCAACCATGATGAGaag GATGTGGAGGCTACTGTTATTAATGGAAATGGAACAGAGACAGGTCAGATAATTTCAACTGTTGTTGGTGGTCGAAATGGGCAACCAAAACAG ACAATCTCATATATGGCAGAACGTGTGGTTGGCACAGGTTCATTTGGTGTTGTTTTTCAG GCTAAGTGCTTGGAGAGAGGTGAATCTGTTGCTATAAAGAAGGTTCTGCAGGATAAAAGATACAAGAATAGGGAACTCCAGATTATGCGTATACTTAACCATCCTAATGTGGTCCAACTGAAGCACTGTTTCTTTTCAACCACCGACAAAGATGAGCTCTATCTTAACCTTGTTTTGGAGTATGTACCAGAAACTGTTTACCGAGTTTCAAAACACTACAGCAGAATGAATCAGCATATGCCCATTATTTATGTGCAGCTGTATACATACCAG ATTTGTCGtgctctaaattatttacatcaTGTGGTTGGTGTATGTCATCGTGATATTAAGCCGCAAAATTTACTG GTCAATCCCCACTCTCACCAGCTGAAGATATGTGATTTTGGTAGTGCAAAGATGTTG GTACCAGGTGAGCccaacatatcatatatatgtTCACGATATTATAGGGCTCCAGAACTTATATTTGGGGCAACAGAGTATACAACTGCTATTGATATGTGGTCTGTTGGTTGTGTCATGGCTGAGCTTCTACTTGGACAG CCACTGTTTCCTGGGGAAAGTGGTGTCGATCAGCTAGTGGAAATTATTAAG ATACTGGGAACACCAACCAGAGAGGAAATTAAATGCATGAATCCAAATTACACTGAATTCAAATTCCCTCAGATCAAAGCTCATCCATGGCATAAG ATATTTCACAAGCGAATGCCTCCTGAAGCGGTGGATCTTGTGTCAAGGCTGCTTCAGTATTCACCAAACCTACGTTGCACTGCT TTGGAGGCATGTGCACACCCCTTCTTTGATGATTTGAGAGACCCAAGTGCGTGCTTGCCTAATGGCCGAGCCTTACCTCCGCTATTCAATTTCACGGCACAAG AACTGGGTGTTGCATCTGCCGAACTACGCCAACGTCTTATCCCAGAACATGCAAGGacataa